The following is a genomic window from Bombus pyrosoma isolate SC7728 linkage group LG5, ASM1482585v1, whole genome shotgun sequence.
catttacaaaaatattttttaatctgttGTGGTGTGAATGATAACAAAAAAATAGAGAGGTTATTTCAtcagtatattaaaatattaatgtgcTACCAAGTTTATGTGTTGtagttatatagaaattatatacaatatgtatatgtattaaaatccTTTTAAAATAAgcgtatttcaaaataaaatctgtTAACATAGATATagagtataaaaattttatttcacaatgTTTATGTTACGTGTGtatacttaatttatttttagtgttGAAAAAGATCCACATGACACTACACAAAAAGCTAAAGAGTCACAAGATACAagtcataaaatattagagCTTCAAAAGAAATTAGATTCTGCAAGGGCACAGGTAAAATActatggaaattttttttactttaaggataagaataattttttttttatataaatacttagACCGTATACTGTATTTACAATACATAGTTTTCATGTTTTATAGATTAGAAGATTGCCAGGAATAGAATACAGTAAAGAAGAACAGTTGCAAAAACTTGAAACTCTACGTAAACAACTTAGGCTTAAAAGAGagcttttattgaaatatcgtaACATGTGTACATTTGAAGTCCcgaaagtataaataattttgtttgtttaagAAAAAGCAATTTATATCAGCATGGGTTTTTTGCGCatgttatttacatatttgatgcataatgaaaaattaatcgagaaattaGCAAATACAAAGCC
Proteins encoded in this region:
- the LOC122567451 gene encoding mediator of RNA polymerase II transcription subunit 9, whose amino-acid sequence is MESELSEEGALRSQFTVDDLDIEILPLIYEIIRSVEKDPHDTTQKAKESQDTSHKILELQKKLDSARAQIRRLPGIEYSKEEQLQKLETLRKQLRLKRELLLKYRNMCTFEVPKV